The following proteins are co-located in the Anaeromicrobium sediminis genome:
- a CDS encoding response regulator: MKEKNILVVDDEIHILELLKYNLESNGFSVVTAEDGQEAIGKLDQNIDLVLLDVMLPILDGIETLKIIKEKKKNLPVIMVTAKGEEIDTVIGLEVGADDYITKPFRIRELIARIKAVLRRSESYEEKKEETGEIIIEDIKINEESREVSIDDKKIDLPKKEFELLLLLVKNKEKVFTRESLLEKIWGYDYYGETRTVDVHIRNLRKKLEGSKVSSYIRTLRGVGYKLSVK, from the coding sequence ATGAAAGAAAAAAATATATTAGTTGTTGATGATGAAATTCATATACTAGAACTTTTAAAATATAATTTAGAAAGCAATGGATTTTCAGTTGTTACTGCAGAAGATGGGCAAGAGGCCATAGGAAAATTAGATCAAAATATAGATTTAGTCCTTTTAGATGTAATGTTACCTATTTTAGATGGAATAGAGACCTTAAAAATAATTAAAGAGAAGAAAAAAAATCTTCCAGTTATAATGGTTACGGCAAAAGGAGAAGAAATTGACACAGTTATTGGACTGGAAGTGGGGGCAGATGATTACATAACTAAACCCTTTAGGATTAGAGAATTAATAGCTAGGATAAAAGCCGTCTTAAGAAGAAGTGAATCGTATGAGGAAAAGAAAGAGGAAACTGGGGAAATAATTATAGAAGATATAAAAATAAATGAAGAATCTCGTGAAGTGAGTATAGATGATAAGAAGATAGATCTTCCAAAGAAGGAATTTGAATTACTACTATTATTAGTTAAAAACAAGGAAAAAGTATTTACTAGGGAGAGTCTTTTAGAGAAAATATGGGGTTATGACTATTATGGCGAAACTAGAACAGTAGATGTACATATTAGAAATTTAAGAAAAAAATTAGAAGGTAGTAAGGTTTCCTCTTATATTAGAACTTTAAGGGGAGTAGGATACAAACTTTCTGTGAAGTAA
- a CDS encoding CoA-binding protein yields the protein MEKLVNTMLGKKSWAVIGASDNVNKFGYKVYKRLKDKGYEVYGVNPNCNEIEGNKCYDSIDSLPEKVECVSIIVNPKITNKSLENIKDMDIDYIWAQPGAFNEETKEIAKELKLNFVYDKCVLVELP from the coding sequence ATGGAAAAGTTAGTTAATACTATGCTAGGTAAGAAAAGTTGGGCAGTAATAGGAGCTTCTGACAATGTGAACAAATTTGGATATAAGGTGTACAAAAGATTAAAGGACAAGGGGTATGAGGTATATGGTGTAAACCCTAATTGTAATGAAATAGAAGGAAATAAGTGTTATGATTCTATAGATTCTCTTCCTGAGAAGGTAGAATGTGTAAGTATCATAGTTAATCCTAAAATAACTAATAAATCCCTTGAAAATATTAAGGACATGGATATTGATTACATATGGGCACAGCCTGGCGCCTTTAATGAAGAAACTAAAGAAATAGCTAAAGAATTGAAACTAAATTTTGTATATGATAAGTGTGTATTAGTTGAATTACCATAA
- the pstC gene encoding phosphate ABC transporter permease subunit PstC, giving the protein MSEFIGRLVDRKTIKGKRLSIKKEDIIEYVFTNLFKFSAVVSILWVFIISAYIFVEGLPAIYEIGVKNFFIGGEWMPSADLYGIFPMIIGSILVTILAIVIGVPIGVCTAVYIGEVGNKKYAKVVENIVELLSAIPSVVYGFFGLMVIVPFINDTLGGPGGGNSLLAGGIVLGIMILPTVTRISESSIKAVPKAYKEGSLALGASYMETVFKVILPAAKSGILTSVILGIGRAVGETMAIILVAGNTPLIPKSIVAPVRTLTANIAIEMGYAFGLHQEALFATGAVLFMFIMLLNCLITFTVYRSEA; this is encoded by the coding sequence ATGTCTGAGTTTATAGGCAGATTAGTGGATAGAAAAACAATAAAAGGAAAAAGACTTTCGATTAAAAAGGAAGATATTATAGAATATGTATTTACAAATTTATTTAAATTCAGTGCAGTAGTAAGTATTCTATGGGTCTTCATTATAAGTGCCTATATCTTTGTAGAAGGTCTACCGGCAATTTATGAAATTGGAGTGAAAAACTTCTTCATAGGTGGAGAGTGGATGCCATCGGCAGATTTATACGGAATATTTCCTATGATTATAGGTTCTATATTAGTAACTATATTAGCAATTGTAATAGGAGTTCCAATTGGAGTGTGTACAGCTGTTTATATAGGAGAAGTGGGAAATAAGAAGTATGCTAAAGTAGTTGAAAACATAGTAGAGTTATTAAGTGCTATTCCATCTGTTGTATATGGATTTTTCGGTCTGATGGTTATAGTTCCTTTCATCAACGATACATTAGGTGGTCCTGGAGGAGGAAATAGTTTATTAGCAGGTGGTATAGTGCTAGGGATTATGATACTTCCAACTGTTACTCGTATTTCTGAGAGTAGTATAAAAGCAGTGCCAAAAGCTTATAAAGAAGGATCACTTGCATTGGGAGCATCTTATATGGAGACTGTCTTTAAAGTTATACTACCAGCGGCAAAGTCAGGAATATTAACATCTGTAATACTAGGTATAGGAAGAGCAGTAGGTGAAACTATGGCAATAATCCTAGTAGCTGGAAATACACCTCTTATTCCTAAATCCATAGTGGCACCAGTTCGTACACTAACGGCTAATATAGCCATAGAAATGGGATATGCCTTTGGATTACATCAAGAAGCCTTATTTGCTACAGGAGCTGTACTTTTCATGTTCATAATGTTACTGAATTGTTTAATTACTTTTACTGTATATAGGAGTGAAGCGTAA
- a CDS encoding HEAT repeat domain-containing protein: MEKIKFSWSNIQDLDDDTITYLLYKEGKSLELIGRIRNIGLNEVKKQLVNAKARFRSNKREEKKLLDYLLEMSKDERQKIILNLSKEEKKSLAKDIYMAYPNIKNYDDKLTLIWIIGELGIKKLLPLIYGEINHPFVNIRRVTCSAMGKLKHEKSRPYLMKFLRDSNPQVRQYAVKGLAHIGDGRSKEVLNEILKNAKEKNYVKRAILESVQQIDQRIRKERISE; the protein is encoded by the coding sequence ATGGAAAAAATAAAATTTTCCTGGTCTAATATACAAGATTTAGATGATGATACTATAACATATTTATTATACAAGGAAGGCAAAAGTTTAGAACTCATAGGTCGCATAAGAAATATTGGATTAAATGAAGTGAAAAAACAACTAGTAAATGCAAAGGCCAGATTTCGCTCCAATAAAAGGGAAGAGAAAAAATTATTAGATTATTTACTTGAAATGTCTAAGGATGAAAGGCAAAAAATAATTTTAAATCTTTCAAAGGAAGAAAAGAAATCCTTAGCAAAGGATATATATATGGCTTATCCTAATATTAAGAATTATGATGATAAATTGACTTTAATCTGGATAATAGGAGAACTTGGAATAAAAAAATTACTTCCATTAATATATGGAGAGATAAATCATCCCTTTGTGAATATTAGGAGAGTTACATGTTCTGCCATGGGCAAGTTAAAACATGAAAAAAGTAGACCCTATTTAATGAAATTTTTAAGGGATTCTAATCCTCAAGTAAGACAATATGCGGTGAAAGGATTAGCTCATATAGGAGATGGAAGATCAAAAGAAGTATTAAATGAGATTCTAAAAAATGCCAAAGAGAAGAATTATGTAAAAAGAGCCATATTAGAGTCAGTGCAACAAATAGACCAAAGAATAAGAAAAGAAAGGATAAGTGAATAA
- a CDS encoding sulfite exporter TauE/SafE family protein yields MKKNILFRLILLGFFAGLVNGLFGSGGGTILVPGMFFLTDMGQHKSHATAISIILPLTILSTYIYMQNGDINWPIAIKIICGSVIGAYIGAKLLNHIPGKILRKSFALFMLIAAIRMVF; encoded by the coding sequence ATGAAAAAAAACATATTATTTAGATTAATATTATTAGGATTTTTTGCTGGTTTAGTAAACGGCCTCTTTGGTTCTGGAGGAGGAACCATATTAGTGCCAGGCATGTTTTTCTTAACAGATATGGGACAACACAAATCTCATGCCACAGCCATATCTATTATTCTTCCTCTAACCATATTAAGTACATACATATATATGCAAAATGGAGACATAAACTGGCCTATTGCAATTAAAATTATATGCGGAAGTGTCATTGGAGCATATATAGGTGCAAAATTATTAAATCATATTCCTGGTAAAATACTCAGAAAATCCTTTGCCCTATTTATGTTAATTGCAGCCATAAGGATGGTGTTTTAA
- a CDS encoding YigZ family protein, with protein sequence MINEYKTIYEYGEDEQIIQKSRFIAYAKPVKTEEEAITFINSIKEQHKTATHNVPVYVLGQNYEVQRYSDDGEPSGTAGLPILDMIKREEIKDMAIVVTRYYGGTKLGTGGLVRAYTSTAKLGINKSQVINKVLHDFVKIRIEYTLLGKMQNEIMNNNYIIKDTEFDDGVNIYVYSKVDETEKLDNIVKNVTNGKTKTQILDTLYLDKLQDEIKFKEQGYYIKK encoded by the coding sequence TTGATAAACGAATATAAAACCATATATGAATATGGAGAAGATGAACAAATAATACAAAAATCAAGGTTTATAGCCTATGCAAAACCTGTAAAGACTGAAGAAGAAGCCATCACCTTTATAAATAGCATAAAGGAACAACATAAAACTGCAACTCACAATGTGCCCGTATACGTACTAGGACAAAATTATGAAGTACAGAGATATAGTGACGATGGAGAACCATCAGGTACGGCAGGACTTCCTATTTTGGATATGATAAAAAGGGAAGAAATAAAAGATATGGCCATTGTAGTAACGAGGTACTATGGAGGAACTAAATTAGGTACAGGGGGGCTAGTAAGAGCTTATACTAGTACTGCTAAATTAGGGATAAACAAGAGTCAAGTGATCAATAAGGTGTTACATGACTTTGTAAAGATAAGAATAGAATATACTCTTTTAGGTAAAATGCAAAATGAGATTATGAACAATAACTATATTATAAAAGATACAGAATTTGATGATGGTGTGAACATATATGTATATTCTAAAGTAGACGAAACAGAAAAATTAGATAATATAGTAAAAAATGTTACAAATGGAAAAACTAAAACTCAGATATTAGATACTTTATATTTAGATAAACTACAAGATGAGATTAAATTTAAAGAACAGGGGTATTACATAAAAAAATGA
- a CDS encoding response regulator codes for MNCKFLIIQENINTINFLKSIILDETLGNIVEILQKGKYASEEILFYKPDIVIIDYRIGKKNALEIVKEVHSQEKNITFVLFSYEHDEEIISKSFKSGIRFFIRNPITYTEMYYTLKEICNHIQLEKTLSIIKGALSNTTEKPPTPVLDLPTQISNILTDLGIISETGTRDLIRTIEIICEHKRHGSSIKYQLQDIYLELAKEKSEANSQSINTKSIEQRIRRSVLKALHSIAQLGIDDYYNAKFNEYATRLFDFKQVKQEMLHINDSNQSRGKVNIKKFIEGIISCLNF; via the coding sequence ATGAATTGTAAATTTCTAATAATTCAAGAAAATATAAATACTATTAATTTTTTAAAATCCATAATATTAGATGAAACTTTAGGAAACATTGTAGAAATACTACAAAAGGGCAAATATGCTTCTGAAGAAATATTATTTTATAAACCAGATATAGTAATCATTGATTATCGGATAGGTAAAAAAAATGCTCTCGAGATAGTAAAGGAAGTCCATTCACAAGAAAAAAATATTACCTTTGTATTATTTTCCTACGAACATGATGAAGAGATCATTTCAAAATCCTTTAAATCAGGAATCAGATTTTTCATTAGGAATCCTATAACTTATACGGAAATGTACTATACCTTAAAAGAAATATGCAATCACATACAATTGGAAAAAACTTTGTCCATAATTAAGGGAGCCCTTTCTAATACTACAGAAAAACCGCCTACTCCAGTTTTAGATTTACCAACACAAATTTCTAATATCTTAACCGATTTAGGAATAATTAGTGAAACTGGCACTAGGGATCTTATTCGTACTATAGAAATAATCTGTGAACATAAAAGGCATGGTTCTAGCATTAAATATCAACTACAAGATATATACCTGGAACTAGCTAAAGAAAAGTCCGAGGCAAATAGTCAATCTATAAATACCAAATCAATAGAACAACGAATTAGGAGATCTGTCTTAAAAGCTCTCCATTCCATAGCTCAATTGGGAATTGATGACTATTATAATGCCAAATTCAATGAATATGCCACAAGATTATTTGACTTCAAACAAGTAAAACAGGAAATGTTACATATAAATGATTCTAATCAAAGTCGTGGAAAAGTGAATATCAAAAAATTTATTGAAGGAATTATATCTTGTTTGAATTTTTAG
- a CDS encoding NUDIX domain-containing protein, which produces MLFRNCAGGVVFSDDKVLLLRNEKSEWILPKGVIRNRDLSCDVAIDRVKEETGIDAEIVSSVGDTCYEFFSISRQKPVCNEINWYLMKALHEDCVLNEELDFIDVGFFKIDKALDMITYSQDKSLVHLSYNKFKSLVVEEMMV; this is translated from the coding sequence ATGCTGTTTAGAAATTGTGCTGGTGGAGTTGTATTTTCAGATGATAAGGTGCTTCTATTGAGAAATGAAAAAAGTGAATGGATACTTCCAAAAGGTGTAATTCGTAATAGGGATCTTTCCTGTGATGTTGCTATTGACCGTGTTAAAGAGGAAACTGGAATAGACGCGGAAATAGTATCATCAGTGGGAGATACTTGTTACGAATTTTTTTCTATTTCGCGACAAAAGCCCGTTTGCAATGAAATTAATTGGTATTTGATGAAAGCGCTACATGAAGATTGTGTTTTGAATGAAGAACTAGATTTTATAGATGTAGGTTTTTTTAAGATAGATAAAGCATTGGATATGATTACGTATAGTCAAGATAAATCATTAGTTCATTTATCATATAATAAATTTAAATCCTTAGTTGTAGAAGAAATGATGGTATAA
- a CDS encoding phosphate ABC transporter substrate-binding protein, with the protein MKKIMKSVLIIGLLMATLVGCGSKKEAGVENKEVEVIGSTTVTVVAQSVADEFEKENPNIKINVQGIGSSAGVKAAYDKSADIGMASRQLKEKEKEWNLTEHVIAYDGIAVVTNPKNKVELTKDQVKDIFTGKITNWSEVGGDDANIIVVSREAGSGTRGAFEELAKLQEKNAEGKKVSIVKRDALVAEGNGAVKANVASKEYAIGYVSLGYVDESISVVNVDGVEPSVETIKSGEYTISRPLLMLTNGEVSEEVKAYLDFIMSQKGQEIVAKKYISVNK; encoded by the coding sequence ATGAAAAAAATAATGAAGTCAGTATTAATTATAGGCCTTTTAATGGCAACATTAGTAGGATGTGGATCTAAGAAGGAAGCAGGAGTGGAAAATAAAGAAGTAGAAGTAATAGGGTCTACTACAGTAACAGTTGTAGCACAAAGTGTGGCAGATGAATTTGAAAAGGAAAATCCTAATATTAAAATAAATGTACAGGGAATAGGTTCATCAGCAGGAGTAAAGGCAGCGTATGATAAAAGTGCAGATATAGGTATGGCATCAAGACAATTAAAAGAAAAGGAAAAAGAATGGAATTTAACAGAACATGTTATTGCATATGATGGAATTGCCGTTGTAACTAATCCTAAAAATAAGGTTGAGTTAACGAAGGATCAAGTGAAGGATATATTTACAGGAAAGATCACTAACTGGAGTGAAGTTGGTGGAGACGATGCTAACATCATTGTTGTAAGTAGAGAAGCTGGATCTGGTACTAGAGGTGCCTTTGAAGAATTAGCTAAGTTACAAGAAAAAAATGCAGAAGGTAAAAAAGTAAGTATCGTAAAGAGGGACGCCCTAGTAGCAGAAGGTAATGGTGCAGTAAAGGCAAACGTGGCTAGCAAAGAATATGCTATAGGATATGTTTCACTAGGATATGTAGATGAAAGTATCTCAGTTGTTAATGTTGATGGTGTAGAGCCTTCTGTTGAAACTATTAAAAGTGGAGAATATACAATATCTAGACCACTACTTATGTTAACTAACGGAGAAGTTAGTGAAGAAGTAAAAGCTTATTTAGACTTTATCATGAGCCAAAAGGGACAAGAAATAGTGGCTAAAAAATATATATCTGTGAATAAATAG
- a CDS encoding sulfite exporter TauE/SafE family protein — MFYIVVGLFSGIMGGMGIGGGTILIPALIIFTTLNQQQSQGLNLLCFIPAAIVAFITHLKGGNIETKFCIPLIIAGLLGAFLGANMAIRISSDLLRRLFGIFLFLMALYEFFYKGKK, encoded by the coding sequence TTGTTTTATATTGTAGTAGGTTTATTCTCTGGAATAATGGGAGGAATGGGAATAGGCGGAGGTACCATATTAATTCCTGCCCTCATAATATTTACAACTTTAAATCAGCAACAATCTCAAGGGCTAAATTTACTTTGCTTTATTCCTGCAGCCATAGTAGCCTTCATAACCCATTTAAAAGGTGGAAATATAGAAACTAAGTTCTGCATACCATTAATAATAGCAGGCCTTCTAGGAGCTTTTTTAGGGGCTAATATGGCCATTAGAATCTCATCTGATCTCCTAAGAAGATTATTTGGAATTTTTTTATTTCTCATGGCCCTTTATGAGTTTTTTTACAAAGGAAAAAAATAA
- the gltS gene encoding sodium/glutamate symporter, whose amino-acid sequence MIFELDMIQTTALAVVVLLVGQFIRKRVSSLEKFCIPAPVIGGLIFAILSLVLKQAGILEFNFDGTLKKVLMTAFFTTVGFTASFKLLKKGGVQVLMFLGLATVLVTLQNIVGVSLAKVFGLNQLLGLSTGSVPMTGGHGTSGAFAPLFENAGASGATTVAMASATFGLICGSMLGGPIAKRLIEKNNLLKACKNSDGNEKVSTTEKVASTLIPENLFSAAMQIIIAMGLGTVLSSLLQKTGMTFPSYIGAMFAAAIMRNISDAVASYELPSEEIDILGNISLSLFLAMALMGLKLWQLADLAGPMLAMLVAQAVLMATFAYFVTFNLMGRNYDAAVLAGGHCGFGMGATPNAIANMEAISSKYGPAPAAFFIIPLVGSLFIDFFNAGIITFFMNLVR is encoded by the coding sequence ATGATATTTGAACTAGATATGATACAAACTACGGCACTAGCTGTTGTTGTATTACTTGTAGGACAGTTTATAAGAAAAAGAGTTAGTTCTCTAGAAAAATTCTGTATTCCTGCCCCTGTTATAGGTGGACTTATTTTCGCAATACTTTCTTTAGTTTTAAAACAAGCTGGTATTTTAGAATTTAACTTTGATGGTACTCTTAAAAAAGTACTAATGACTGCATTCTTCACTACAGTAGGTTTTACTGCTAGTTTTAAATTATTAAAAAAGGGTGGAGTTCAAGTTCTTATGTTTTTAGGACTAGCAACTGTACTAGTTACACTTCAAAACATCGTTGGTGTTAGTTTAGCTAAGGTTTTCGGACTTAACCAATTATTAGGTCTTTCTACAGGTTCTGTTCCAATGACTGGAGGACACGGAACATCAGGTGCATTTGCTCCTTTATTTGAAAATGCAGGTGCAAGTGGTGCTACCACTGTAGCCATGGCTTCAGCTACTTTCGGACTTATCTGTGGTAGTATGCTTGGAGGACCAATTGCAAAGAGATTAATCGAAAAGAACAATTTACTTAAAGCCTGTAAAAATTCAGATGGAAATGAAAAGGTTTCCACAACTGAAAAAGTGGCATCAACACTTATTCCAGAAAATTTATTCTCTGCAGCAATGCAAATTATAATAGCAATGGGATTAGGTACAGTATTATCATCTTTATTACAAAAGACTGGTATGACATTCCCATCTTATATAGGTGCCATGTTCGCAGCAGCTATAATGAGAAATATTTCAGATGCAGTAGCTTCATATGAATTACCATCTGAAGAAATTGATATACTTGGAAACATATCTTTATCATTATTCTTAGCAATGGCTCTTATGGGATTAAAATTATGGCAATTAGCTGACTTAGCAGGCCCAATGCTTGCAATGTTAGTAGCTCAAGCAGTACTTATGGCTACATTTGCATACTTCGTTACATTCAACTTAATGGGTAGAAACTACGATGCTGCCGTATTAGCTGGTGGTCACTGTGGTTTCGGAATGGGTGCTACTCCAAATGCAATAGCAAACATGGAAGCTATTTCATCTAAGTATGGACCAGCTCCAGCAGCATTCTTTATTATCCCTCTAGTAGGAAGTTTGTTCATAGATTTCTTCAATGCAGGTATAATAACATTCTTTATGAATTTAGTTAGATAA
- the cysK gene encoding cysteine synthase A: MRVVKDVTELIGKTPIVKLNNIVDNNGANIYVKLESFNPGSSVKDRVALNMILRAEKEGHLKEGAVIVEPTSGNTGIGIAMIGAAKGYEVILVMPDTMSIERRKLLKAFGAKLVLTEGALGMNGAISKARELVRENENYYMPQQFENIGNPEAHSLTTALEIYEQMEGKVDALVSAVGTGGTVTGLGRTLKEKIKELNVVAVEPSASAVLSGEKPGPHKIQGIGAGFIPKILDMSVIDSIVKIGDEEAIEMARRVAKEEGLLVGISSGAAIAAAIKVAKDMKKEEKVVVIAPDYGERYLSTSLYEG, from the coding sequence ATGAGAGTAGTAAAAGATGTTACAGAATTAATAGGAAAGACACCAATAGTAAAATTAAACAATATAGTAGATAATAATGGTGCAAATATATATGTAAAACTAGAATCTTTCAATCCAGGAAGTAGTGTAAAAGACAGAGTAGCTTTAAATATGATATTAAGAGCAGAAAAAGAAGGTCATTTAAAGGAAGGTGCTGTAATAGTAGAACCTACTAGTGGAAATACAGGTATAGGTATAGCCATGATTGGAGCTGCAAAGGGTTATGAGGTAATATTAGTTATGCCTGATACCATGAGTATAGAAAGAAGAAAGTTACTTAAGGCCTTTGGGGCTAAATTGGTTCTTACAGAAGGAGCTCTTGGAATGAATGGAGCTATAAGCAAAGCTAGAGAGTTAGTAAGGGAAAATGAAAATTATTACATGCCACAGCAATTTGAGAATATTGGAAATCCAGAAGCTCATTCTTTAACTACGGCCCTTGAGATATATGAACAGATGGAGGGGAAAGTGGACGCCTTAGTATCAGCGGTAGGAACTGGTGGAACTGTAACAGGTCTAGGTAGGACTTTAAAAGAAAAAATAAAAGAGTTAAACGTAGTAGCAGTAGAACCATCTGCTTCAGCAGTGCTATCAGGAGAAAAGCCAGGACCACACAAGATTCAGGGAATAGGGGCAGGTTTCATCCCTAAAATACTTGATATGTCTGTCATCGACTCCATCGTTAAGATAGGAGATGAAGAAGCTATAGAAATGGCAAGAAGAGTTGCGAAAGAAGAGGGTCTATTAGTAGGGATTTCTTCAGGAGCAGCCATAGCTGCCGCTATTAAAGTTGCTAAGGACATGAAGAAAGAAGAAAAAGTAGTAGTAATAGCACCTGATTATGGGGAAAGATATTTAAGTACATCGTTATATGAAGGATAA
- the nadE gene encoding NAD(+) synthase, which translates to MKKHIEKDIDKVVQWLRKMVNESGTKGLIVGVSGGIDSAVVAYLIKKACPNNSIGVILPCKSNPKDKEDALAVVNGCGIDSVEVDLTQIHESLFDQITNNLMDKNLIDDKTPARLSDANLRARLRMSTIYAIANTKNYLVAGTDNAAEVYTGYFTKYGDGGVDILPIANLLKRDVYEWARVLGVPKSVLDRAPSAGLWEGQTDEKEMGTTYDMIDDLIEGKEIPQKDREVIENLHRKTEHKRKMPPAPEK; encoded by the coding sequence ATGAAAAAACATATAGAAAAAGATATTGATAAAGTAGTACAGTGGCTTAGAAAAATGGTTAATGAATCGGGGACTAAAGGGTTAATAGTAGGGGTCTCTGGTGGTATAGATTCTGCAGTAGTGGCTTATTTAATTAAAAAGGCATGCCCTAATAATTCTATAGGAGTAATACTGCCTTGTAAAAGTAATCCTAAAGACAAAGAAGATGCATTAGCTGTGGTTAATGGTTGTGGCATTGACTCTGTAGAAGTGGACTTAACTCAAATTCATGAAAGTTTATTCGACCAAATTACAAATAATTTAATGGACAAAAATCTTATAGATGATAAAACACCAGCAAGATTAAGTGATGCTAATTTAAGAGCTAGACTTAGAATGAGTACTATATATGCTATTGCTAATACTAAAAATTATTTAGTGGCAGGAACTGATAATGCTGCTGAAGTATATACAGGATATTTTACTAAATATGGAGATGGTGGAGTAGATATACTACCGATTGCTAACCTATTAAAAAGAGACGTATATGAGTGGGCTAGAGTATTGGGCGTACCTAAGAGTGTATTAGATAGAGCCCCATCAGCTGGCCTATGGGAAGGACAAACAGACGAAAAGGAAATGGGTACAACGTACGATATGATAGATGATTTAATAGAAGGAAAAGAAATTCCACAAAAGGACAGAGAAGTTATAGAAAATCTACATAGAAAAACAGAACATAAAAGAAAAATGCCACCTGCACCAGAAAAATAA
- a CDS encoding ATPase, producing MVKKGHIKRVFPGGNTGKGFYSYYDHIIDTSANRKYVIKGGPGVGKSSFMKKLGYEMVDLGYDVEFHQCSSDNNSLDGLVIPKLKVAFLDGTAPHASVS from the coding sequence ATGGTAAAAAAAGGCCATATAAAGCGTGTGTTTCCAGGGGGCAATACAGGAAAGGGTTTTTACTCATATTATGACCATATAATAGATACATCTGCTAATAGAAAATATGTTATTAAAGGTGGGCCTGGTGTTGGCAAGTCATCTTTTATGAAGAAATTAGGATATGAGATGGTAGACCTAGGATATGATGTGGAGTTTCATCAGTGTTCTTCAGACAACAATTCTTTAGATGGTCTAGTTATTCCAAAGTTAAAGGTTGCGTTTTTAGATGGAACAGCACCACATGCTAGTGTTTCTTAA